From Candidatus Amoebophilus asiaticus 5a2, the proteins below share one genomic window:
- a CDS encoding recombinase family protein encodes MRTFGYARVSTSQQSLEIQLKALEEAGAHPHLIFTDKASGSDTQRTGLQLLRLKVEKGDLILVKKLDRLGRDTADMIQLVKDFDAIGVAIRFLDNDISTEGTMGKMVVTILAAVAQAERQRILERTNEGRLEAKANNIKFGRKRSVDREKIIDLYKAGIGATQIAKQTGIGRSTVYKLLSEAHII; translated from the coding sequence ATGAGAACCTTTGGTTATGCACGTGTTTCAACCAGCCAACAATCACTCGAGATCCAACTCAAGGCACTTGAGGAAGCTGGTGCTCATCCACACCTTATCTTTACTGATAAAGCTAGCGGTAGTGATACCCAGCGCACAGGATTACAACTTCTGCGCCTTAAAGTTGAGAAAGGTGATCTAATCCTCGTTAAAAAGTTAGATCGCCTTGGCAGGGATACGGCCGATATGATTCAGCTTGTGAAAGATTTCGATGCCATAGGGGTTGCTATTCGTTTCCTAGATAATGACATTAGCACTGAAGGTACGATGGGTAAAATGGTGGTGACCATCCTTGCAGCAGTTGCCCAAGCAGAAAGACAAAGAATACTTGAGCGAACTAATGAAGGAAGGCTTGAGGCAAAAGCTAATAATATAAAGTTCGGAAGAAAAAGATCAGTCGATAGGGAAAAGATTATCGATCTTTATAAAGCAGGTATAGGAGCTACCCAAATAGCAAAACAGACAGGCATTGGGCGATCAACTGTATATAAGCTTCTCAGTGAAGCTCACATAATTTAG
- a CDS encoding DUF1624 domain-containing protein has protein sequence MVTTTPQNRNTSKLRYQEIDILRGIAALSMIAFHTTFIIQTIFKKHISSSLLFWQGTPILIGGTFIILAGLSLYIAVQKGKYSNPLVLLQRSGSLFCLGILITVSTYLLNIGGVVYFGILHCIGLSTFISFYLLSLPKYILLVMGLLLIGIGMYWNFNQSLCLHTSLFWLYHCHCASLRPMLDYYPLVPWLGFMLVGIVLGKQYYPKGECVFYLRIFSKVAFYTRPISFLGKHSLFIYCIHTPIIFIILYLILA, from the coding sequence ATGGTAACTACTACTCCCCAAAACAGGAATACTTCAAAACTACGCTATCAAGAGATTGATATACTACGCGGTATAGCAGCTTTAAGTATGATTGCATTTCATACTACTTTTATAATTCAAACTATTTTTAAAAAACATATAAGCTCAAGCTTATTGTTTTGGCAAGGTACACCTATACTCATAGGAGGAACATTTATTATTTTAGCAGGTTTGTCACTGTATATAGCAGTACAAAAGGGTAAATATTCTAACCCTCTAGTACTACTACAAAGAAGCGGATCTTTATTTTGTCTCGGCATCTTAATTACCGTTAGTACTTATTTATTAAATATAGGTGGCGTAGTATATTTTGGTATCCTGCATTGTATAGGATTATCTACATTTATTAGCTTTTATTTATTATCCTTGCCTAAATATATTCTTTTAGTAATGGGATTACTACTAATTGGCATAGGCATGTATTGGAACTTTAACCAGTCACTTTGCTTACATACTAGCCTTTTTTGGTTGTATCATTGCCATTGTGCTAGCTTAAGGCCGATGTTAGATTATTATCCTCTTGTCCCATGGCTAGGGTTTATGTTAGTAGGTATTGTTTTAGGAAAGCAATATTATCCTAAAGGGGAATGTGTTTTTTATCTTAGGATATTTTCTAAAGTGGCTTTTTATACGCGTCCCATTAGCTTTTTAGGCAAGCACTCTTTGTTTATTTATTGCATCCATACACCCATTATCTTTATTATACTATATTTAATACTGGCATAA
- a CDS encoding zinc dependent phospholipase C family protein — protein sequence MKSKFIGLCWLLTWVSFEVSAWGFAAHKHINRCAVFTLPPAMFTFYKYYLGYITENAVNPDKRRYVLEGEASRHYIDLDYYGDNALDKLPKDWAQATHKYSQDTLLAHGIVPWHIQHMQHRLTNAFRNKDIAQILKLSSDIGHYIADANVPLHTTQNYNGQLTGQDGIHGLWETRLPELFKEEYNFFLGNATYVKDPQQRAWKAIIQAHATVPNLLKLEKELSQNFNTLHKFSYEKRGASLKKVYSEAYARAYHDLLQGQVEHQMRTSIKMVGDFWLTCWIDAGEPDLDELIGVSVMLEEAVSGNKNLKVLVRECGD from the coding sequence ATGAAAAGTAAATTTATTGGACTTTGTTGGCTATTAACTTGGGTTAGTTTTGAGGTATCGGCTTGGGGGTTTGCAGCACATAAACACATCAATAGGTGTGCAGTTTTTACATTACCGCCTGCTATGTTTACTTTTTACAAATATTATTTGGGCTATATTACTGAGAATGCTGTAAATCCAGATAAAAGACGTTATGTACTAGAGGGAGAAGCTAGTAGGCATTATATAGATTTAGACTATTATGGAGATAATGCACTTGATAAATTACCTAAGGATTGGGCCCAAGCAACTCATAAATATTCACAAGACACTTTGTTGGCACATGGTATAGTGCCTTGGCATATCCAACATATGCAGCATAGACTTACTAACGCTTTTCGTAATAAAGATATTGCACAAATTTTAAAACTCTCGTCCGATATAGGGCATTATATTGCTGATGCTAATGTGCCTCTGCATACTACTCAAAATTATAATGGTCAGCTAACAGGACAGGATGGTATTCATGGATTATGGGAAACTCGGTTGCCAGAATTATTTAAAGAGGAATATAACTTTTTCCTAGGTAACGCTACTTATGTTAAAGATCCTCAACAAAGGGCCTGGAAAGCAATTATACAAGCGCATGCTACAGTACCCAACTTGTTGAAGTTAGAGAAAGAATTATCTCAGAATTTTAACACATTGCATAAGTTTAGTTATGAAAAAAGAGGTGCCAGTCTTAAAAAAGTTTATTCTGAAGCTTATGCAAGAGCGTATCATGATCTACTACAAGGACAAGTAGAACATCAAATGCGCACTTCTATTAAAATGGTAGGTGATTTTTGGCTGACTTGTTGGATAGATGCAGGAGAGCCTGATTTAGATGAATTGATAGGTGTAAGTGTAATGTTGGAAGAAGCAGTTTCCGGAAATAAGAACTTAAAAGTGTTAGTAAGAGAATGTGGTGACTAG
- the rpsT gene encoding 30S ribosomal protein S20 yields MANHQSARKRIRANEAKHLHNRYQLKTCRTAIKQLKQVKDKEQAVTLFKTVVAMLDKSAKRHIIHKNKAANTKSKLAQHINRL; encoded by the coding sequence ATGGCGAACCACCAATCAGCACGCAAAAGAATAAGGGCTAATGAGGCTAAACACCTACATAATAGATATCAATTAAAAACCTGTAGGACAGCCATTAAACAGCTTAAGCAAGTTAAAGATAAAGAACAAGCAGTAACACTTTTTAAAACTGTTGTTGCCATGCTTGATAAATCTGCTAAACGACATATTATTCATAAGAATAAGGCTGCTAATACTAAGTCTAAGCTAGCGCAACATATTAATCGTCTATAA
- the radC gene encoding RadC family protein: protein MENNNSNLPSQNTEASYLKIQDWAKEDRPREKLIQKGPSVLSEAELIGILLGSGTKNLSAVGLAQAILKHHNYDLNELAKRSVKELQKFKGIGEAKAVSIVSAMELGRRRKAKEKLQKPRITSSLEAYELMRMELSDKVIEEFWIVTLTRANYVIKKHLISSGGTAQLAVDPKVIFKTAIDHHAASIILVHNHPSNNPKPSELDIQLTERLVKGGKILDIPILDHIIFTEDTYFSFADEHVVI from the coding sequence GTGGAAAACAACAACTCTAACTTACCAAGCCAAAACACAGAAGCATCTTATTTAAAGATACAAGATTGGGCTAAGGAAGATCGTCCTAGAGAAAAATTAATACAAAAAGGGCCCAGTGTACTAAGCGAAGCAGAGTTGATTGGAATTTTGCTTGGCTCAGGCACCAAAAATCTAAGTGCTGTAGGCTTGGCTCAAGCTATTTTAAAACACCATAATTATGATTTAAATGAGCTTGCTAAACGATCTGTAAAAGAACTCCAAAAATTTAAAGGTATAGGAGAAGCAAAAGCTGTATCTATTGTAAGTGCTATGGAGCTAGGTAGAAGGAGAAAGGCCAAAGAAAAGTTACAAAAACCACGGATCACCAGCTCGTTGGAAGCTTATGAGCTCATGAGAATGGAACTATCAGATAAGGTCATAGAAGAGTTCTGGATTGTAACCCTTACACGTGCTAACTACGTTATTAAAAAGCATTTAATAAGTAGTGGGGGTACTGCACAGCTAGCAGTAGATCCTAAAGTTATTTTTAAGACAGCAATAGACCATCATGCTGCCAGCATAATCTTGGTACATAATCATCCTTCTAATAATCCTAAGCCAAGTGAATTAGACATACAATTAACAGAGCGCCTTGTAAAAGGAGGAAAGATCTTAGATATACCTATTTTAGACCATATCATTTTTACAGAGGACACCTATTTTAGCTTTGCAGACGAGCATGTGGTGATATAA